Proteins co-encoded in one Populus trichocarpa isolate Nisqually-1 chromosome 10, P.trichocarpa_v4.1, whole genome shotgun sequence genomic window:
- the LOC7458624 gene encoding probable protein phosphatase 2C 38 isoform X2, producing the protein MVSTSLMRIVSPCWKPSVEGENSSNGGDAAGRAEGLLWYKDSGQHVNGEFSMAVIQANNLLEDYSQLESGPMSSVDPSPQGTFVGVYDGHGGPEAARFVNERLFENIKKFTSENNGMSADVINKAFLATEEEFLSLVKNQWLHKPQIASVGACCLVGVVCSGVLYIANAGDSRAVLGRLERAIKEIKAIQLSYEHNASIESVREELHSLHPDDPHIVVLKNKVWRVKGLIQISRSIGDAYLKRAEYNREPLLAKFRLPEPFNKPILKAEPTILVQKLYPEDQFLIFASDGLWEHLSNQEAVDFVHSCPRNGVARKLLKAALREAAKKREMRYSDLKKIDRGVRRHFHDDITVIVLFLDSNLVSRSSFRGPLISIKGGYGVSGNGNT; encoded by the exons ATGGTTTCGACGTCATTGATGAGAATTGTTTCACCCTGTTGGAAGCCTTCCGTCGAGGGTGAAAATTCAAGTAATGGTGGGGATGCTGCTGGTAGAGCTGAGGGCTTGTTATGGTACAAAGATTCAGGTCAGCATGTTAATGGGGAATTTTCAATGGCAGTAATTCAAGCGAACAATCTATTGGAAGACTATAGTCAACTTGAATCGGGGCCAATGAGCTCAGTTGACCCAAGTCCTCAAGGAACATTTGTAGGAGTCTATGATGGCCATGGAGGTCCAGAAGCTGCCCGGTTTGTAAATGAACGCCTTTTCGAAAACATCAAGA AATTCACGTCAGAAAACAATGGAATGTCAGCAGATGTTATCAACAAAGCATTTTTGGCAACAGAAGAGGAATTTCTCTCTCTAGTGAAGAACCAGTGGCTACATAAACCACAGATTGCTTCTGTTGGTGCATGTTGTTTGGTAGGTGTAGTATGCAGTGGTGTTCTCTACATTGCAAATGCAGGAGATTCCCGGGCAGTGTTGGGAAGATTGGAAAGGGCCATTAAGGAGATCAAAGCAATTCAGTTATCATATGAACATAATGCAAGTATAGAATCTGTGAGAGAGGAGTTGCATTCATTGCACCCCGATGATCCACATATTGTTGTTCTAAAGAACAAGGTTTGGCGTGTGAAGGGTCTGATTCAG ATCTCAAGATCTATAGGTGATGCCTATTTGAAAAGGGCGGAGTATAACAGAGAGCCTCTGTTAGCTAAATTTAGATTGCCTGAACCCTTCAATAAACCGATTCTTAAAGCTGAGCCAACAATTTTAGTGCAGAAACTCTACCCTGAAGATCAGTTTCTTATCTTTGCATCAGATGGCCTGTGGGAGCACCTAAGCAATCAGGAGGCAGTTGACTTTGTCCACAGCTGTCCACGTAAT GGTGTTGCAAGGAAACTTCTCAAAGCTGCGCTTCGTGAAGCAgcgaagaaaagagaaatgaggTATTCAGACTTGAAAAAGATTGATCGTGGTGTCAGGAGACATTTTCATGACGATATCACAGTCAtagttttgtttcttgattcgAATCTTGTCAGTCGCAGCTCCTTCCGCGGGCCCCTAATTTCCATCAAGGGAGGTTATGGTGTCTCTGGAAATGGCAACACTTAG
- the LOC7458624 gene encoding probable protein phosphatase 2C 38 isoform X1 codes for MVSTSLMRIVSPCWKPSVEGENSSNGGDAAGRAEGLLWYKDSGQHVNGEFSMAVIQANNLLEDYSQLESGPMSSVDPSPQGTFVGVYDGHGGPEAARFVNERLFENIKTIHGAEFTSENNGMSADVINKAFLATEEEFLSLVKNQWLHKPQIASVGACCLVGVVCSGVLYIANAGDSRAVLGRLERAIKEIKAIQLSYEHNASIESVREELHSLHPDDPHIVVLKNKVWRVKGLIQISRSIGDAYLKRAEYNREPLLAKFRLPEPFNKPILKAEPTILVQKLYPEDQFLIFASDGLWEHLSNQEAVDFVHSCPRNGVARKLLKAALREAAKKREMRYSDLKKIDRGVRRHFHDDITVIVLFLDSNLVSRSSFRGPLISIKGGYGVSGNGNT; via the exons ATGGTTTCGACGTCATTGATGAGAATTGTTTCACCCTGTTGGAAGCCTTCCGTCGAGGGTGAAAATTCAAGTAATGGTGGGGATGCTGCTGGTAGAGCTGAGGGCTTGTTATGGTACAAAGATTCAGGTCAGCATGTTAATGGGGAATTTTCAATGGCAGTAATTCAAGCGAACAATCTATTGGAAGACTATAGTCAACTTGAATCGGGGCCAATGAGCTCAGTTGACCCAAGTCCTCAAGGAACATTTGTAGGAGTCTATGATGGCCATGGAGGTCCAGAAGCTGCCCGGTTTGTAAATGAACGCCTTTTCGAAAACATCAAGA CTATTCATGGTGCAGAATTCACGTCAGAAAACAATGGAATGTCAGCAGATGTTATCAACAAAGCATTTTTGGCAACAGAAGAGGAATTTCTCTCTCTAGTGAAGAACCAGTGGCTACATAAACCACAGATTGCTTCTGTTGGTGCATGTTGTTTGGTAGGTGTAGTATGCAGTGGTGTTCTCTACATTGCAAATGCAGGAGATTCCCGGGCAGTGTTGGGAAGATTGGAAAGGGCCATTAAGGAGATCAAAGCAATTCAGTTATCATATGAACATAATGCAAGTATAGAATCTGTGAGAGAGGAGTTGCATTCATTGCACCCCGATGATCCACATATTGTTGTTCTAAAGAACAAGGTTTGGCGTGTGAAGGGTCTGATTCAG ATCTCAAGATCTATAGGTGATGCCTATTTGAAAAGGGCGGAGTATAACAGAGAGCCTCTGTTAGCTAAATTTAGATTGCCTGAACCCTTCAATAAACCGATTCTTAAAGCTGAGCCAACAATTTTAGTGCAGAAACTCTACCCTGAAGATCAGTTTCTTATCTTTGCATCAGATGGCCTGTGGGAGCACCTAAGCAATCAGGAGGCAGTTGACTTTGTCCACAGCTGTCCACGTAAT GGTGTTGCAAGGAAACTTCTCAAAGCTGCGCTTCGTGAAGCAgcgaagaaaagagaaatgaggTATTCAGACTTGAAAAAGATTGATCGTGGTGTCAGGAGACATTTTCATGACGATATCACAGTCAtagttttgtttcttgattcgAATCTTGTCAGTCGCAGCTCCTTCCGCGGGCCCCTAATTTCCATCAAGGGAGGTTATGGTGTCTCTGGAAATGGCAACACTTAG
- the LOC7489615 gene encoding protein IN2-1 homolog B: protein MGKFGGNKKIYLGAKEVLSPALTSNPDPPPVFYGITSCAYSTCVLVHRVLGLPGIARLFRQDRPAWCKEKEYPTIKVPSLEHNNEVKGVSLDLIKCIDSHFDGLSFFPHDPAKKEFAEELFSCSGSFSKSINSTFKGEADEAGGYSLCSIY from the exons ATGGGTAAATTCGGTGGCAACAAGAAAATTTACTT AGGTGCGAAAGAAGTTCTTTCACCAGCTCTTACTTCTAATCCAGACCCACCACCAGTTTTTTATGGAATAACAAG TTGTGCATATAGTACGTGTGTCCTTGTGCACCGCGTGCTTGGATTGCCCGGAATTGCTAGGTTATTTCGACAAGATAGGCCTGCCTGGTGCAAGGAGAAAGAGTATCCTACTATCAAG GTGCCTTCACTGGAACATAATAATGAAGTGAAAGGAGTGtctcttgatttgattaaatgtATCGACAGTCACTTTGATGGTCTATCATTTTTTCCTCAT GATCCTGCAAAGAAAGAATTTGCAGAGGAGTTGTTTTCCTGCTCTGGTTCATTCAGCAAATCCATAAATTCCACATTCAAAGGTGAAGCAGATGAAGCTG GTGGATACAGCTTATGCTCCATTTATTGA
- the LOC7489616 gene encoding CDP-diacylglycerol--glycerol-3-phosphate 3-phosphatidyltransferase 2 → MTTICQMGAGMYREPARQFHSFTTKKIAHTITITSATNLTTFLTPYSLSLPINSNKSWRTLTPCAHLPSNKNNNKSTPCYYHYNTTSNNNRSNKNSLGFTFRGCLSLPSRNSSSSTRFSRPDSPPLASSPGSGFMSEMGSENKIDDVGWYNHDSQDQPLSTSPSMQIHNQQQQHSKFLTLPTVLTLGRVAAVPLLVATFYADSWWGRTATTSIFIVAAITDWLDGYLARKMKLGTAFGAFLDPVADKLMVAAALILLCSRPLEVALSGEVPWLFTVPATSIIGREITMSAVREWAASRNSKLLEAVAVNNLGKWKTATQMISLTILLAARDSSLEGPGILVPSGVILLYISAGLSIWSLAVYVSKIWKVLLK, encoded by the exons GCACGGCAGTTTCACTCCTTcaccacaaaaaaaatagcCCACACAATAACCATCACCTCCGCCACCAACCTCACCACATTTCTCACtccttactctctctctctacccataaatagcaataaaagtTGGCGCACGTTAACACCCTGCGCACACCTCCCttcaaataagaataataataaaagtaccCCCTGTTATTACCATTATAACACCactagtaataataatagaagtAATAAAAACTCTCTAGGATTTACGTTTCGTGGATGCCTTTCATTGCCCTCTCGCAACTCTAGTTCCTCCACTCGCTTCTCCAGACCCGATTCGCCGCCTTTAGCTTCTTCTCCCGGGTCGGGTTTCATGTCCGAAATGGGATCCGAGAATAAAATCGACGATGTAGGTTGGTATAACCATGACAGCCAAGATCAACCGCTGTCAACATCACCGTCTATGCAGATTCACAATCAACAACAGCAACATTCTAAATTTCTAACTTTGCCTACCGTTTTAACCCTCGGTCGCGTCGCTGCTGTGCCGCTACTTGTTGCTA CATTTTATGCGGATAGTTGGTGGGGAAGAACTGCTACaacaagtatttttattgttgcagCAATCACTGATTGGCTTGACGGGTACCTTGCACGAAAG ATGAAGTTAGGCACAGCTTTTGGTGCTTTTTTGGATCCGGTAGCTGATAAG CTTATGGTTGCTGCCGCCTTGATCTTATTATGTTCTAGACCTTTGGAAGTTGCATTGTCAGGAGAAGTACCTTGGCTGTTCACTGTACCCGCAACTTCAATTATTGGCCGGGAg ATAACCATGTCTGCAGTTAGAGAATGGGCTGCTTCACGGAATAGCAAACTTTTAGAG GCTGTTGCTGTAAATAACTTAGGGAAGTGGAAAACTGCTACCCAGATGATTTCACTAACTATCCTTTTGGCTGCTCGAGACAGCAG TCTTGAAGGACCAGGGATTTTAGTACCTTCTGGTGTCATTTTGCTTTATATCTCAGCAGGTCTTTCTATATGGTCTTTAGCTGTATATGTGAGTAAGATATGGAAAGTATTGCTGAAGTAG